Proteins from one methanogenic archaeon mixed culture ISO4-G1 genomic window:
- a CDS encoding 4Fe-4S binding domain-containing protein — translation MASKVYFIDLETYDKVSLLTKMEKLVKAAGLLDIDMEKKFVAIKIHFGEYGNLTYPKPQYVKVLADIIKAEGGIPFMVDCNTLYVGMRKNAVEHLQCAEMNGFNSVTTGCQTIIGDGLKGSDDVEIPIKDSVYCKTAKIGCAIADADVIITLNHFKCHEITGFGGALKNLGMGCASRRGKMELHNSGKPFIKTENCVGCGKCLTECAHDALKMKGIKMTIDHDVCVGCGRCIAQCPFDAIYTKLDEKAEIVNCKIVEYSKAVIDGKPNFHITLLTDVSPMCDCHSNNNIPIIPSVGILASYDPVALDVACADLAQQQPMIPGSVLYKNSGGVKPKDIFAMTNKGTRWQSIIDHSKKIGLGDGSYRIHKVK, via the coding sequence ATGGCATCCAAAGTTTACTTCATCGACCTCGAGACATACGACAAGGTCAGTCTCCTCACTAAGATGGAGAAGCTGGTCAAGGCAGCCGGTCTTCTGGACATCGACATGGAGAAGAAGTTCGTAGCCATCAAGATCCACTTCGGAGAGTACGGGAACCTCACGTATCCCAAACCACAGTATGTCAAGGTGCTCGCGGACATTATCAAGGCCGAGGGCGGCATACCCTTCATGGTCGACTGCAACACCCTGTACGTCGGGATGAGGAAGAACGCCGTGGAGCACCTGCAGTGCGCCGAAATGAACGGGTTCAATTCCGTCACCACCGGATGCCAGACTATCATCGGTGACGGCCTCAAGGGATCCGACGACGTCGAGATCCCGATAAAGGATTCCGTGTACTGCAAGACGGCCAAGATCGGCTGCGCGATAGCGGATGCGGATGTCATCATCACGCTGAACCACTTCAAATGCCACGAGATCACAGGTTTCGGAGGGGCCCTCAAGAACCTCGGAATGGGGTGCGCATCCAGAAGGGGGAAGATGGAGTTACACAACTCCGGCAAGCCCTTCATCAAGACCGAGAACTGCGTGGGGTGCGGCAAGTGCCTCACCGAATGCGCCCATGATGCTCTGAAAATGAAAGGCATCAAGATGACCATCGACCACGACGTCTGCGTGGGGTGCGGAAGATGCATAGCCCAGTGCCCCTTCGACGCCATCTACACCAAACTGGACGAGAAGGCGGAGATAGTGAACTGCAAGATCGTCGAATACTCCAAAGCGGTCATCGACGGGAAGCCCAACTTCCACATCACGCTCCTCACGGACGTATCGCCCATGTGCGATTGCCACAGCAACAACAACATCCCGATCATCCCCAGCGTGGGCATCCTGGCGTCCTACGACCCCGTGGCCCTCGACGTAGCCTGTGCCGATCTGGCACAGCAGCAGCCGATGATTCCCGGGAGCGTCCTCTACAAGAACAGCGGGGGCGTGAAGCCCAAGGACATATTCGCCATGACGAACAAGGGAACACGCTGGCAGTCCATCATCGATCATTCCAAGAAGATCGGTCTCGGGGACGGCTCCTACCGCATCCACAAAGTCAAGTGA
- a CDS encoding MFS transporter encodes MSDGVLVVLIIMLGIFAPLSTDMFLPALDEMVEFFDTTESTMSMALYMFMLFLAFGVLFLGPVSDKYGRRNVLIVSMALYIAASIACSIVPTIELMILSRMLQAVGAGGGMATSVALVRDCFDGSKRKRVLAIVAVVGVLGPVLAPVLGQVIIWYLNWQATFWAPAVAALVCLLISLALPSDIPKERYSGSIFGAVRTMGPILRNGDFRRFCIMMNMVAFCILAYVSVSEYIYKGKGFDVGDYYSLYLASAMIVGVVGLIVISKVAKDLSNRGHLKVMFVLTLVSVILMWTVAGMHPLLFLIAVVPIITVSAMTRSFGYNMMLSQDIGNSGAISSVLNFVHFVFATLGMVVVINLPTGNYMESVALCFTMFLAVYAVLWFIMIVRGTTLKGFE; translated from the coding sequence ATGTCCGACGGAGTCCTTGTGGTCCTCATCATAATGCTGGGGATATTCGCTCCGCTGTCCACGGACATGTTCCTTCCGGCCCTGGACGAGATGGTGGAGTTCTTCGACACCACGGAATCGACCATGAGCATGGCCCTGTACATGTTCATGCTGTTCCTGGCCTTCGGTGTACTGTTCCTCGGGCCTGTGAGCGACAAGTACGGGAGGAGGAACGTCCTCATAGTCTCGATGGCATTGTACATCGCAGCCAGCATCGCATGCAGCATAGTGCCGACGATAGAGCTCATGATCCTTTCAAGGATGCTCCAGGCCGTCGGTGCCGGAGGGGGAATGGCCACATCCGTCGCTCTCGTCAGGGACTGCTTCGACGGTTCCAAGAGGAAGAGGGTGCTGGCAATCGTGGCGGTCGTCGGTGTCCTGGGACCGGTCTTGGCACCCGTCCTGGGCCAGGTCATAATCTGGTATCTGAACTGGCAGGCCACGTTCTGGGCGCCTGCCGTCGCCGCGCTGGTGTGCCTGCTGATCTCGCTGGCGCTCCCTTCGGACATCCCGAAGGAGAGGTACTCCGGATCGATCTTCGGTGCGGTCAGGACAATGGGCCCGATCCTCAGGAACGGGGACTTCAGGAGATTCTGCATCATGATGAACATGGTGGCATTCTGCATCCTCGCCTACGTCTCGGTGTCGGAATACATCTACAAGGGCAAAGGGTTCGATGTCGGCGACTATTACTCGCTGTATTTGGCATCCGCGATGATCGTCGGTGTCGTCGGGTTGATAGTCATCTCGAAGGTGGCGAAGGACCTCAGCAACAGAGGCCATCTGAAGGTCATGTTCGTCCTGACCCTGGTCTCGGTGATCCTTATGTGGACCGTTGCCGGCATGCACCCGCTGCTGTTCCTGATCGCCGTGGTGCCGATCATCACCGTGTCCGCGATGACCCGTTCGTTCGGTTACAACATGATGCTTTCGCAGGACATCGGCAACTCGGGCGCGATATCGTCCGTCCTGAACTTCGTCCATTTCGTCTTCGCGACCCTCGGTATGGTGGTCGTCATCAACCTTCCCACGGGCAATTACATGGAGAGCGTGGCACTCTGCTTCACGATGTTCCTAGCTGTATATGCGGTGCTCTGGTTTATCATGATTGTAAGGGGCACGACCCTCAAGGGATTCGAGTGA
- a CDS encoding DNA topoisomerase VI subunit A has protein sequence MNDRQKAALDSLTGVISNIYDQLDRGDIPSMNLPMRSKKNIEFDSRHNVWTYGDLKTARTAKTVQGAVSMLRTAYTTDFINEMIREGKSSTLREMYYISEGWHNAKFHTQDESNLLAEDLETITGCMREDFKLRPEESGAHVYGDLNFTTITTKGTWKTNNCIDDVPETGFAVPYKVEDDTFKIKPGNVKFIMAIETGGMFARLIENGFPEKYNCALVHLSGQPARSTRRLIKRLNEEYKLPVTVFTDGDPWSFRIYASVAYGAIKTAHISEYLATPTAQFIGITPSDILNYDLPTDKLSDKDIGALNAELSDPRFADEYWINEIQAMLHMGKKAEQQALAKYGLEYATGTYLPEKLTDMGIL, from the coding sequence ATGAATGACAGACAGAAAGCAGCTCTCGATAGCCTCACCGGTGTGATATCCAACATCTACGATCAGCTCGACAGGGGGGACATCCCCTCGATGAACCTCCCCATGAGGTCCAAGAAGAACATCGAGTTTGACTCCAGGCACAACGTCTGGACATACGGGGACCTCAAGACCGCCCGTACGGCGAAGACCGTCCAGGGAGCGGTGTCCATGCTCAGGACCGCATACACCACAGACTTCATCAACGAGATGATCAGGGAGGGGAAATCGTCCACCTTAAGGGAGATGTACTACATCTCCGAGGGATGGCACAACGCCAAGTTCCACACCCAGGACGAGAGCAACCTGCTGGCGGAGGACCTGGAGACCATCACGGGATGCATGAGGGAAGACTTCAAGCTCCGTCCCGAGGAATCCGGAGCGCACGTCTACGGAGACCTCAACTTCACCACGATCACCACCAAGGGAACGTGGAAGACCAACAACTGCATCGATGATGTACCAGAGACCGGATTCGCCGTCCCCTACAAGGTGGAGGACGACACATTCAAGATCAAGCCCGGGAACGTCAAGTTCATCATGGCCATAGAGACAGGAGGAATGTTCGCCCGTCTGATCGAGAACGGGTTCCCGGAGAAGTACAACTGCGCACTGGTCCACCTGTCCGGACAGCCCGCCAGATCCACCAGGCGTCTCATCAAGAGGCTCAACGAGGAGTACAAGCTGCCCGTCACCGTCTTCACCGACGGGGACCCCTGGTCGTTCAGGATCTACGCGTCCGTCGCATACGGTGCGATCAAGACCGCTCACATCTCTGAGTACCTGGCCACGCCCACGGCGCAGTTCATCGGCATCACCCCGTCGGACATCCTCAACTACGACCTGCCGACGGACAAGCTCTCGGACAAGGACATAGGCGCGCTGAACGCCGAGCTCTCCGACCCCAGGTTCGCGGACGAGTACTGGATCAACGAGATCCAGGCCATGCTCCACATGGGCAAGAAGGCTGAACAGCAGGCACTGGCCAAGTACGGTCTGGAGTACGCCACGGGAACATACCTCCCCGAGAAGCTCACCGACATGGGCATACTGTGA
- a CDS encoding DNA topoisomerase VI subunit B, with protein sequence MPSDKDDKPQAEPKQKGLAHKLESKQQEISVTEFFEKNKQILGFDSRSKSLLMGIKEAVDNSLDNCEEANILPDITVRIERLNDEDYRVSIEDNGTGITHKAMPNVFGRLLYGSRFHALRQSRGQQGIGISATIMYGNITTGKPAHAMSKIDGADEVAWQMDIFIDTKTNRPVITNDKAFTWEGKEHGTRIEYTTKGRYITGKQSIFEYLKETAIVNPHAQITFYDPDGTKTVFERATDIMPPRPKEIKPHPEGMEIGDLIKYAGNTQQKTLKAFIKSDFSRITDRLASDIFEISGVKPDKKPSAMTREDSIAILDAITKVKIMAPPTDCLSPIGDTLIKKGLMHVLDGLRPEYYATPVTRAPKAVNGNPFVVEAGIVYGGDIPSDSQVQIYRFANRVPLLFKQGDCAITKAISEMDWRRYGLEQRGGKGIPYGPAIILVHVASTKVPFTSEGKEAVASFPELQSEIGLALRLCARNLKSHLNKQERKNKTHAKFEIVQEILPDMAQKVSTHLNKPVPDLSRTITKIMNVVWVEPEVKKENKKLRTITYTVYNYTTQPRSIRLHAQVPKEAVNLSLFSGDYFLDMNDEGKANWEIKDLAPSTSTKVSFELTGEMADTFDPDDIYFSGLNPVIVMGAEMLPGDWGIKGLEIVQSTEDDLVNDDEEDSQEAEDLDDE encoded by the coding sequence ATGCCCTCAGACAAAGACGATAAACCGCAGGCGGAGCCTAAACAGAAAGGCCTGGCCCACAAATTGGAATCAAAGCAGCAGGAGATCTCCGTAACGGAATTCTTCGAGAAGAACAAGCAGATCCTCGGATTTGACTCCAGGTCCAAGTCCCTTCTCATGGGAATCAAGGAGGCTGTCGACAACTCCCTGGACAACTGCGAGGAGGCCAACATCCTTCCGGACATCACAGTCAGGATCGAGAGGCTGAACGACGAGGATTACAGGGTCTCCATCGAGGATAACGGGACCGGTATTACGCACAAGGCCATGCCGAACGTCTTCGGACGCCTCCTATACGGATCCAGGTTTCACGCGCTCAGGCAATCCAGGGGTCAGCAAGGTATCGGTATATCGGCCACCATCATGTACGGTAACATCACCACGGGAAAGCCCGCCCACGCCATGTCGAAGATCGACGGTGCGGACGAGGTCGCCTGGCAGATGGACATCTTCATCGACACGAAGACCAACAGGCCGGTCATCACCAACGACAAGGCATTCACATGGGAGGGCAAGGAGCACGGTACCCGCATCGAGTACACCACGAAGGGAAGGTACATCACGGGAAAGCAGTCCATCTTCGAATATCTGAAGGAGACCGCCATCGTCAACCCCCATGCCCAGATCACATTCTACGACCCCGACGGCACCAAGACGGTGTTCGAGAGGGCCACCGACATCATGCCCCCGAGGCCGAAGGAGATCAAGCCCCATCCGGAGGGCATGGAGATCGGGGACCTGATCAAGTACGCGGGCAACACTCAGCAGAAGACCCTGAAGGCATTCATCAAGAGCGACTTCTCAAGGATCACCGACAGGCTCGCCAGCGACATCTTCGAGATCTCCGGCGTGAAGCCGGACAAGAAACCGTCCGCGATGACGAGGGAGGATTCCATAGCGATCCTCGACGCCATCACAAAGGTCAAGATCATGGCGCCCCCGACCGATTGTCTTTCCCCGATCGGCGACACGCTGATCAAGAAGGGTCTGATGCACGTCCTGGACGGTCTCAGGCCGGAATACTACGCGACACCGGTCACCCGTGCGCCAAAGGCGGTCAACGGGAACCCGTTCGTCGTCGAGGCAGGAATCGTCTACGGAGGGGACATCCCCTCGGACAGCCAGGTCCAGATCTACAGGTTCGCGAACCGCGTGCCGCTGCTGTTCAAGCAGGGTGACTGTGCTATAACCAAGGCCATCTCCGAGATGGACTGGAGGAGGTACGGACTCGAACAGAGGGGCGGAAAGGGAATCCCCTACGGACCCGCGATTATCCTCGTCCACGTGGCCTCCACGAAGGTCCCGTTCACATCCGAAGGAAAGGAGGCGGTCGCATCCTTCCCCGAGCTGCAGAGCGAGATAGGACTCGCCCTCAGGCTATGTGCCAGGAACCTCAAGAGCCACCTCAACAAGCAGGAGAGGAAGAACAAGACCCATGCCAAGTTCGAGATCGTTCAGGAGATCCTCCCGGACATGGCGCAGAAGGTCTCGACCCACCTCAACAAGCCGGTGCCCGACCTCAGCAGGACCATCACCAAGATCATGAACGTGGTGTGGGTGGAACCCGAGGTCAAGAAGGAGAACAAGAAGCTCCGCACCATCACATACACGGTATACAACTACACCACCCAGCCCCGCAGCATAAGGCTGCATGCGCAGGTCCCCAAGGAGGCTGTGAACCTCTCCCTGTTCTCAGGTGACTACTTCCTCGACATGAACGACGAGGGCAAGGCCAACTGGGAGATCAAGGACCTGGCGCCGTCCACATCCACCAAGGTCTCGTTCGAACTGACCGGTGAGATGGCGGACACCTTCGACCCCGACGACATCTACTTCTCCGGTCTGAACCCGGTGATAGTCATGGGTGCGGAGATGCTCCCGGGAGACTGGGGAATCAAGGGCCTGGAGATAGTCCAGAGCACCGAGGACGACCTCGTGAACGACGACGAGGAGGATTCACAGGAGGCGGAAGACCTTGACGATGAATGA